TGCTCCGTAATTTCCTCATCTCAttgattttcctttcatcttCGTTCTCCTTTCCTGTGCgtacatttcaaaattttatatgacTGAATTTGTCCACCTGACATTGATGATTTCCCCTTTCACTTCATTAAACAATCGATGACCTCCctggaaaaagattttcttttccctacacCTAATGTCCTGCACTTTCCATCCGGACTTGTCCAAAATCTCTCTGGTTCCCATGAACACTCATTGCCCATGATCCTTACATATTATTCCCTTTGGTCACCTCTCAACAGCCCCTGGCTAAACATGTCCAACTCAGTTCCACCGCTGCCACAGCCTATGCAAAAGGCCGGTGGTCATGGCTCACTTCTGACGGGATCCCTCCATGAGATTTTCACTCCTCCACCCATCCCAGCCCCACTACCGACTTCCCAGGTCTTCCAACCGGTTTGGCCCCTGAGTCCCACACCTGGCCTCTAGGCTTAGGTTTTTTCCCCCACCCATAATGGCCATATGGACAAATGCCTTCAACCCCTTAGTTCAGCCAAAATTTCTCAAAAGGGATTGTGCCAGAAAACTAAGAGGGGgctaaaaataaactccaggaaGTATAAAGACATCAAAAAAGGAAAGGTTTTATATCCTACATAGGTCTGGCCTCAGGTTGGCTTGGAGGTGAGGGGTGGTGGAAGTCGGGGGGTAAGACCCAGGCTCTCCCCCTGTCTCACACTCAGACCCTGTGTTTTAGACTCCAACCCTGCCGGGTTCCACCATCTAGTAGCACATTCTCTCCACGGACTTCAAGGTAAACGCCTGTTGGCCTCGGCTTGTGTCTATACTTGGTCTCCCATGAAGTCCACCCCGCACTTCACTGCGGGACGCCATTATCAGAGTTGCCTCAACTTCCCAGCCGAGGCTGCTGGAAGATGCCATTTATGGCTGGGTTCAAAATCCCAGACCTCTTCTGACTTGGTGCGTCCCGTTCAAGTCGGAGGGGACGGGGTTCTCAGCTCTCTTCCAGAGAGTACATACCTGACACACCCTTCAAGCCCTGGACTTAAAGGACTATTTCTACCCACTTCCCCAAGACTCTCCCTGGGCTACGCCATCAGGAATGGTTTTAAAGAAGAACTCAAATCAGGACTAGCTTACACATCTCGGAAACCTAGACTctacggcggcggcggcggcagtcACCCCCAGCGAAAGCAAGAAGCATTAATGCCCAGCACCCCTCCAacccctcctcctctgcttccgAGGGTTATGGCCATGCCACCCCCCTTGGTCCCCATTCCTGCGCACCCGAAGAGCGGTTTCGCACTTCACCTTGAAAagttgccaacccctgctctctGGGAAAATGCCCTCGGCCACCACATCCCTCGGGCCGCCCTGCTTCCCTTCTCTCTACCCCCGCCCCCAGTCCCCCCACCCCGAAGTGTCTCCCCAGTCCCAGCCCTTTAACCGTCAGGAGGGCGGACCCGGAAGACATGGATGGTCCCGTTACTGAGGGACACAACCAGGTACCTGCCATCCACCATGGTGGTCACCCGGGGCTTTTCCAGGCCGTGATAGGCCGTCAGGAAGTCACCGAGCAGCGACCCCTTCGGATCGAGGATCACCACCTTGTTGACCTCTCGAAGGGTCAGAAAGATGTAGCCCTTCTTATCTACGGACACGGAGCCTGGCTGGCAGCCGTGCAGGCCCGGCCCCCGGTACTCCCCGATCACCTGGCCCAGCCCGTCACAGACCACCAAGCTATTCTGCTGCCAATCTGACCCCACGAAACTGCCCTGGGGGCTGGTGGTCAGAAACACCAGGGCCCGCAGGCCCCGGCTGGCCTTGCCGCCAGGGATAAACCGGGTGGCCAGGCTGCCTTCCATGTTGTACACCTCCACGTGGCCTGACACGCTGACGGCCACCCGGTCCCCGCTCGGCATGGCGGCCACGGCGTGGCTGGCCTGGCAGAGGCTCAGCGCCCGGCGCCACTGCACCTCGCCGTTGGGGCGGATGAGATAGAGCCAGGCGCCGGCCGAGAAGGCCACGGCGTCCTGCAGGGCGGCCACGCTGCACGGGGAGCAGCCCTCAGGGACGGGCACCGCGCCCTTGTAGTCGCCGTTGAGGGAGAAGCGCTTCAGGGCTCTGTTCTGCTCATCTGCCACCAGGATCTCCCGGGAGCCAAAGGGACAGAGCCCAGTGATCCGGGGGGACCGCTTGTCCCCCGGCATCCGCGTGGGGAAGCTGCAGAAAAAGatgggcctggggaggaggcccGAGCCCTCCGGGTTTGGCccaggtgctgggctgggctCCCGAGAAATGGACTTGAGCCTGCCTTTGAATCTCCTCTTCTTGTTGGATCTGCCACCCCTTGGGGACTGGGCTCCTCCATCTTCCTGGGGCGTCTGGGCTCTGCCCTCTTTGGGGGTCTGGGCTCCGTCTTCTGGGGGCGTCTCGGCTCTCTCCGCCTTTAGGGTCTGGGCTCCGTCTTCTTGGGGCGTCTGCGCGCTGTCCTGCTTTGGGGTCTGGGCTCCATCCCGGCTCTGGGGCCGGGTTTCGTCACCTCCCTGGCTTCCGGCTCCGTCGTTCCCGCTGTCCTTCTGGGGTTGGCGCTCCTCGAAGGAGAGCCTGAGCAGGTGGCGCTTCTTGTCCAGGAGTCCAGGATGGAGCTCCAGCTGGGGCAGCAGGCAGGGCGCTGACCCAGGCAGCCAGGGGCAACgctgcagctgctgaagcctTTGGGCAATCGCCCCCTCCAGCGAGAGTATCTCGGCCTCCCGACCGAGGCTGAGCACGCGACGGGCAAAGGCGGCCGCCTCCCTGGCCACCTGTGCCCGGCTCTCCAGCTCCGCCAGCCTCTCCCGAGCAGCCTCCTCGGCAGCCTCCACGTGGGCCCGTAGCTGCCCCAGCACCTCCTGCTTCTGGGCCAGGAGGGCCCGGAGGACCCCCTCGGCCGCCTCTTCCACCTGCGTGCCCACCTTGGCTGCCTGCTCCCGCAGACGGGCCAAGGCTTCCTCTT
This region of Physeter macrocephalus isolate SW-GA chromosome 14, ASM283717v5, whole genome shotgun sequence genomic DNA includes:
- the TRIM56 gene encoding E3 ubiquitin-protein ligase TRIM56; this translates as MVSQGSSPSLLEALSSDFLACKICLEQLRVPKTLPCLHTYCQDCLAQLAEGSLLRCPECRETVPVPPTGVAAFKTNFFVNGLLDLVKARAGGDLRAGKPACALCPLMGGASAGGPATARCLDCADDLCQACADGHRCTRQTHSHRVVDLVGYRAGWYDEEARERQAAQCPQHPGEPLRFLCQPCSQLLCRECRLDPHLDHPCLPLAEAVRARRPGLEGLLAGMDSNLAELEAARLAEEEALARLREQAAKVGTQVEEAAEGVLRALLAQKQEVLGQLRAHVEAAEEAARERLAELESRAQVAREAAAFARRVLSLGREAEILSLEGAIAQRLQQLQRCPWLPGSAPCLLPQLELHPGLLDKKRHLLRLSFEERQPQKDSGNDGAGSQGGDETRPQSRDGAQTPKQDSAQTPQEDGAQTLKAERAETPPEDGAQTPKEGRAQTPQEDGGAQSPRGGRSNKKRRFKGRLKSISREPSPAPGPNPEGSGLLPRPIFFCSFPTRMPGDKRSPRITGLCPFGSREILVADEQNRALKRFSLNGDYKGAVPVPEGCSPCSVAALQDAVAFSAGAWLYLIRPNGEVQWRRALSLCQASHAVAAMPSGDRVAVSVSGHVEVYNMEGSLATRFIPGGKASRGLRALVFLTTSPQGSFVGSDWQQNSLVVCDGLGQVIGEYRGPGLHGCQPGSVSVDKKGYIFLTLREVNKVVILDPKGSLLGDFLTAYHGLEKPRVTTMVDGRYLVVSLSNGTIHVFRVRPPDG